One genomic region from Clarias gariepinus isolate MV-2021 ecotype Netherlands chromosome 20, CGAR_prim_01v2, whole genome shotgun sequence encodes:
- the LOC128508680 gene encoding uncharacterized protein LOC128508680 translates to MAWTRLLSCLTFFFVCATVSGIETLHKLEDLKNKKFGHEYPRHGLFLLHWLANHISISQSEEILHLDFDPARGDYGFSYYENANSTLAYLDDSGDREYYSLGSLSLETVRTKLPPYVTQDYYNAFEDTKRDLDRIILRVQKNNPNQADKVYITQAVAINQNVDYDPDETYEVSPKLWKQIQILKNSVDLIKVLESPVTGSQNTEDPRLALPKDQLLNHLKYSDKHLQTIFEDPSVRWLLLLAGYNITNRYNIHKKTWLCPDDEVIQTSSDPKTLCEGQSPVKIEVKSTEDGYAKIVWSSLPKNIVKLNASVVLFSSDTVNSLDRFAEISGESSGSYSTYLPLNHGIQPRLVTYSFAFEYGFIGLRYSVLWRGPQFDEANRMIPTKITGYDASLQLYTKGGYACARLYIKNSFTDWKKQFANSWVAFYSSYEDTDMNYQYYQWATRFAEVGKTKKYLIYEYKSSMSIGPGVQARFVFSKERVFTSYFVSRSSVTSTPPWKSGKN, encoded by the coding sequence ATGGCATGGACGAGGCTTCTGAGCTGCCTCACTTTCTTCTTTGTCTGCGCGACTGTATCCGGAATTGAGACCTTACACAAACTCGAggatctaaaaaacaaaaagtttggCCACGAGTACCCACGTCATGGTCTTTTCTTGCTGCACTGGCTAGCCAACCACATCTCCATCAGTCAATCTGAAGAAATTCTGCATCTTGATTTTGATCCTGCACGAGGGGACTACGGATTCAGCTACTATGAAAATGCTAACTCTACCCTTGCTTACTTAGATGACTCAGGTGATAGAGAGTACTACTCTTTGGGCAGTCTCAGTTTAGAGACTGTCCGGACCAAGCTGCCTCCATATGTCACCCAAGACTACTACAATGCCTTTGAAGACACCAAGAGAGACCTGGACCGTATAATCCTCagagtgcaaaaaaacaatCCAAACCAAGCAGACAAAGTGTATATCACACAAGCAGTGGCCATTAATCAAAATGTGGACTATGACCCTGATGAAACCTATGAGGTCAGTCCCAAACTCTGGAAGCAGATACAGATTCTCAAAAACTCTGTTGATTTAATAAAAGTGCTGGAATCACCAGTGACCGGTTCTCAAAACACAGAAGATCCTAGACTAGCCCTCCCCAAAGACCAACTTCTGAACCATTTGAAATACTCTGACAAACATCTTCAGACTATTTTTGAAGACCCAAGCGTGAGGTGGCTTCTGCTTCTGGCAGGATATAACATAACTAACAGGTATAACATCCATAAGAAAACTTGGCTCTGCCCAGATGATGAGGTGATCCAAACTTCCAGTGATCCTAAGACACTGTGTGAAGGCCAGAGTCCGGTAAAGATTGAGGTGAAATCAACAGAAGACGGCTACGCAAAAATCGTTTGGAGTTCCTTACCAAAGAACATTGTGAAGCTGAACGCTTCTGTTGTCCTTTTCAGTAGCGACACAGTTAACAGTCTTGACAGGTTTGCAGAAATCAGTGGAGAATCCTCAGGATCCTATAGCACCTACCTGCCGCTTAATCATGGAATTCAGCCGCGTTTGGTGACCTACAGTTTCGCCTTCGAGTATGGATTCATTGGGCTTCGTTACTCGGTGTTATGGAGAGGGCCCCAGTTTGATGAAGCAAACAGAATGATTCCTACCAAAATCACCGGCTACGATGCAAGCCTTCAACTTTACACCAAAGGTGGCTACGCGTGTGCTCGTCTATACATCAAAAACTCTTTCACTGATTGGAAAAAGCAGTTTGCTAACTCATGGGTGGCTTTCTATTCCAGCTATGAAGATACTGACATGAATTACCAATACTATCAGTGGGCCACCAGGTTTGCGGAAGTtggcaaaactaaaaaatatcTAATCTATGAATATAAGTCATCCATGAGCATTGGACCTGGAGTACAAGCTCGCTTTGTGTTCTCTAAAGAGCGTGTGTTCACTAGTTATTTCGTCTCACGGTCATCTGTGACTAGCACTCCTCCTTGGAAAAGTGGGAAAAACTAG